One Aegilops tauschii subsp. strangulata cultivar AL8/78 chromosome 7, Aet v6.0, whole genome shotgun sequence genomic window carries:
- the LOC141027420 gene encoding uncharacterized protein — MECGLRANELWDVVDPGGDAFKKEGAEHQKDRQAASAIYSVMPMDVLQHLIAKETAKEAWDTLKLMFEGHTRVKQANLQTLLRNYETLVMGDNEFVDGFASRLATLVNRIRALGENLTESSVVRRFLRAAPPRYLQIVTAIEQCVDLETLSIDNLVGRYKAHDERMRYSLGDGRNDENVMLTRAQWLALDSRRGGEGSSSNTRQDHAPKEQSKKNAGDGTPKKKKFDKRKIKCHNCGIMGHFKSECKKPPKEKALMAKGGDDGDMMLMVEVCELMDEDSPAPKVPATEVVTLIEEAVISTIRRG, encoded by the coding sequence ATGGAGTGTGGTCTCCGCGCCAACGAGCTATGGGACGTGGTCGATCCAGGAGGCGACGCGTTCAAGAAGGAGGGAGCCGAGCACCAGAAGGATCGGCAGGCGGCGTCAGCGATTTACTCGGTGATGCCGATGGATGTCCTCCAACACCTAATCGCCAAAGAAACGGCGAAGGAGGCATGGGATACTTTGAAGCTCATGTTCGAGGGACACACCCGCGTCAAGCAAGCCAATCTCCAAACTCTCCTAAGGAACTACGAGACTTTGGTCATGGGCGACAATGAGTTCGTGGATGGGTTCGCTTCACGGCTGGCTACTCTCGTCAATCGGATCCGCGCGCTTGGAGAAAACCTCACGGAGTCCTCGGTTGTCCGTCGGTTCTTGCGAGCAGCCCCTCCCCGGTACCTGCAAATTGTCACGGCGATCGAGCAGTGCGTCGATCTCGAGACTCTCTCCATCGACAATCTCGTCGGACGCTACAAGGCTCACGACGAGCGTATGCGGTACAGTCTCGGGGATGGGAGGAACGATGAGAATGTCATGCTCACACGGGCTCAGTGGCTGGCGCTGGACTCAAGGAGAGGAGGCGAGGGCTCTAGCAGCAACACTCGCCAAGATCATGCGCCAAAAGAACAAAGTAAGAAGAACGCCGGCGACGGCACtccgaagaagaagaagttcgACAAGCGCAAGATCAAGTGTCACAATTGTGGCATCATGGGGCACTTCAAGTCGGAGTGCAAGAAACCGCCGAAGGAGAAAGCTCTCATGGCCAAAGGAGGCGATGATGGAGACATGATGCTCATGGTCGAAGTATGCGAGCTAATGGATGAGGATAGTCCAGCTCCAAAGGTGCCGGCTACAGAGGTTGTCACGCTCATAGAGGAGGCAGTTATCTCCACGATAAGAAGAGGATGA
- the LOC141027421 gene encoding uncharacterized protein has translation MNTSRHVWYLDTGASNHMTGDKDQFSELSVSVGGTVQFGDGRTVDIAGRGTVLFELKNGGHKVLTDVYYILKLKSSIISLGQLEERGCKIVLEDGFLWGYDRQMMLIMKVQRSPNRLYVLNLDRVDLVCLLSSMDDSAWKWHARYGHLNFQALRQLGQKEMVILISRRSLRDGAMLRTEARQETRQLLPLSLTHTRERNPAADAPEGTYGTPGSTARTGGVVPPGAPKHATPARGSRGPALASPGAKSLSAGGVSSRQQSSPLAAAPAHEGHVREGHVHEHGTPVLTGSSDSDGATSSSEEQESTEIGGLATPASTSSSPTAPEETQRPPMPFRLRPVVDLYPKEVLPKVNPVKIKRKGRWCLLSVEEPTKFEDANMEECWRRAMDEELGSIQDYKTWELVDPPNDHKIIGLKWVYKVKKDAEGNLVKHKARLVAKGYVQEQGVDFEEVFAPITRMESHAMYKRGKGKDRLLVGIYVDDLLITRADEEEIARFKLQMKEPFKMSDLGLLTYYVGIEVDQKPEGITLCQKAYAKKILESCSTEDCNPSHVPMEP, from the exons ATGAACACGTCGAGGCACGTGTGGTACCTCGACACGGGCGCTAGCAACCACATGACCGGCGACAAGGACCAGTTTTCTGAGCTCAGTGTTTCGGTGGGAGGCACGGTTCAATTCGGCGACGGACGGACCGTTGACATCGCAGGGCGAGGTACTGTCCTGTTTGAGTTGAAGAATGGCGGTCACAAGGTACTCACAGATGTGTACTATATTCTCAAgctaaagagtagcatcataagTCTTGGCCAGCTCGAGGAGCGTGGTTGCAAGATTGTGCTCGAAGATGGCTTTCTATGGGGGTATGATCGTCAGATGATGTTGATTATGAAGGTGCAGAGGTCACCGAACAGGCTCTACGTCCTCAACTTGGATCGTGTGGATCTGGTATGTCTCCTGTCGAGCATGGACGACTCGGCATGGAAGTGGCACGCGCGCTACGGTCATCTAAATTTCCAGGCTCTTCGGCAACTTGGACAAAAGGAGATG GTAATTTTGATCAGCCGGAGATCTCTTCGGGACGGAGCGATGCTCCGGACGGAGGCGCGACAGGAGACGCGCCAGCTACTCCCGCTGAGTCTCACGCACACGCGCGAGAGGAACCCAGCAGCCGACGCGCCAGAGGGCACGTACGGCACTCCTGGCAGCACAGCGCGCACTGGTGGTGTTGTTCCGCCAGGAGCGCCAAAACATGCCACGCCAGCTCGTGGCTCTCGTGGCCCAGCACTGGCCAGCCCAGGCGCCAAGAGCCTGTCCGCTGGAGGCGTTTCCAGCAGGCAGCAAAGCAGCCCACTTGCTGCAGCACCAGCACATGAAGGGCACGTACGTGAAGGTCATGTACATGAACATGGTACGCCTGTTTTGACTGGTTCATCTGATTCTGATGGAGCTACAAGCAGTTCGGAAGAACAAGAATCGACAGAAATTGGAGGTTTGGCAACCCCGGCAAGCACATCGTCATCGCCAACGGCGCCGGAAGAAACGCAACGTCCGCCAATGCCCTTCCGTCTTCGACCAGTGGTGGATTTATATCCAAAGGAAGTGCTTCCAAAAGTAAATCCTGTGAAAATTAAAAGAAAAGGACGGTGGTGTCTGCTTAGCGTCGAGGAACCGACGAAATTTGAAGATGCAAACATGGAGGAGTGTTGGCGTCGTGCTATGGACGAGGAGTTGGGATCGATCCAAGACTACAAAACATGGGAGCTCGTGGATCCACCCAACGACCATAAAATCATAGGGCTCAAGTGGGTGTACAAAGTCAAGAAAGATGCCGAAGGAAACTTGGTGAAGCATAAGGCAAGGCTCGTAGCCAAAGGATACGTGCAAGAGCAAGGTGTAGATTTCGAGGAAGTGTTCGCTCCCATCACAAGGATGGAATCG CATGCTATGTACAAGCGAGGTAAAGGCAAGGATCGTCTCCTAGTGGGCATCTATGTTGATGATCTCTTGATAACTAGAGCAGATGAGGAGGAGATTGCTAGATTCAAGCTACAAATGAAGGAGCCTTTCAAGATGAGTGATCTAGGGCTCTTGACTTACTATGTCGGGATCGAGGTAGATCAAAAGCCGGAGGGAATCACACTATGCCAGAAGGCATATGCAAAGAAGATTCTTGAAAGTTGTAGCACGGAGGACTGCAATCCAAGTCATGTTCCAATGGAGCCTTGA